The window CAGGTCCTGGACGCGCTGCACCGGCTGGGCGTGCACATGTCGGTCGAGGGCGCGGAGTCCTACTACTACGCCTGGCGCATCGTCGGCGCCATGCTCGGCGTCAGCACCGACCACGCTCCGCCCGACGTGGCCAGTGCCCGCGAGTTCTCCGACCTGTACATGACCCGGTACATGGGTCCCTCCGAGGAGGGTGCGCACCTGACCCGCCAGCTCATCGACCTCTACGAGGAGGTCGTGCCCGGGACCCTTCTGGACCCGGTGGTCGCCGCCCTCGTCCGCTACCTCATCGGCGACACCTGCGCCGACTGGCTCCAGGTTCCGCGCAGCGCCTGGGACACGGCCGTCAGGGCCTCCCCCGCCCTGCTCGGGATCCTCGAAAGCGTCGAGGACCGTTCCCCGCTGGGCGCGTGGGCCCTGGACCGCCTCGGCCACGTCACCACCCACCTGGAGCTGAGCTCCCTCACCCGCGGCAGGGTCATGCAGTACGCCATCCCCGAACGGCTCAAGGACGAGTACGGCGTCCCCTCCCGCGCCCCCCGCGCCCAGCGCTGGACCCCGCCGCCCCCGGTTCCCCAGCCCTAGGTACGGTCGGCCGGTCCCGCGCGCAGACCACCGGGCCGCCCGATGGCCCTGCTGGGCACTGCGCCCCCTGTGGCACGGTGCCCCCGGGCGTCCTTCACGGGGGTTCCCGAACATGGCGGGGACTGCCGGGGACCCCTCCCCCGGCAGCGGCCCACCCGGTGGGCCCCCTACGCGGTCGCCGCTGGGATGATCGCGGGGCCGACGCCACGGTCGGCGCAGTCGAGGGGAGTCCCTGCCGTGACCGGACGCCTTGTACACGTGGGACCGGTGATCATCGACGTCGTGATGGCGGTCAACGCCCTCCCCCGGGCCGGTGAGGGCGTGTTCGCCTCCTCCGCCCGAACCCTGGTCGGAGGCGGTTTCAACGTCGTCGCCGCCGCGGCGCGCGCGGGCATGGAGGTGGTCTACGCGGGGGCGCACGGAACCGGGCCCCACGGGGACCTGGCCCGTGCCGCGCTGCGCTCCGAAGGGGTGACGGTGGCGCACGCACCCTCCCCCGACGCGGACACCGGCTTCTGCGTGGCCCTGGTGGACGGCGACGCCGAACGCACCTTCGTCACCCGGCTGGGCGCCGAGATGGACCTGACCCTGGACCGGCTGCGCACCCTCCGGCCCGGACCGGGGGACTTCGTCTACACCGTGGGGTACTCGCTGCTGCCCGGACCGCGCGCCGACGACCTGCTCACCTGGATCGGCGGACTCCCGGAGGGGGTGCGCCTGGTCCTGGACCCGGCTCCGGTCGTGGGCGACGTCCCCGGGCCGACCCTGGACCGGGTCCTGGCCCGCGTGGACCTGCTCAGCCTCAGCGCCGCCGAGGCCGCGACCGTGACCGGGCGCGCCGTCCCCGAGGAGGCCGCAGCGCTCCTGCTCCCCCGGATCCGGCCCGGCGGCGCGGTGGTCGTGCGCGACTCCGCGCGGGGCTGCGTGGTGGCCGGGGGCGGGAA is drawn from Nocardiopsis dassonvillei subsp. dassonvillei DSM 43111 and contains these coding sequences:
- a CDS encoding oxygenase MpaB family protein, with product MSYTPESMDALRLMGDELADATVQTLFERGEVGKFNTLMRYFSTAGQDLPDGLPDVAREYLHATAAPPSWVDWDEMERARLFFIDNNVHISTALAFSAMPACYVIPHVARLLSATHALEYPSRRMAETGQFTVYLMQPDAFEAGGRFVPSAQKVRLLHASIRYHMRREGRWDVDALGTPICQEDMIGGQMIFSIQVLDALHRLGVHMSVEGAESYYYAWRIVGAMLGVSTDHAPPDVASAREFSDLYMTRYMGPSEEGAHLTRQLIDLYEEVVPGTLLDPVVAALVRYLIGDTCADWLQVPRSAWDTAVRASPALLGILESVEDRSPLGAWALDRLGHVTTHLELSSLTRGRVMQYAIPERLKDEYGVPSRAPRAQRWTPPPPVPQP
- a CDS encoding PfkB family carbohydrate kinase, encoding MTGRLVHVGPVIIDVVMAVNALPRAGEGVFASSARTLVGGGFNVVAAAARAGMEVVYAGAHGTGPHGDLARAALRSEGVTVAHAPSPDADTGFCVALVDGDAERTFVTRLGAEMDLTLDRLRTLRPGPGDFVYTVGYSLLPGPRADDLLTWIGGLPEGVRLVLDPAPVVGDVPGPTLDRVLARVDLLSLSAAEAATVTGRAVPEEAAALLLPRIRPGGAVVVRDSARGCVVAGGGNGPGAGAGDTAPRRVPGFAVRAVDTNGAGDAHVGVFTAAVAEGMDPLAAARRANAAAALAVTRRGPATCPTAKETDAFLEEAEGGEAPGRGR